DNA sequence from the Bradyrhizobium diazoefficiens genome:
GCAGCATGATCACGCTGTAGGCCACCGCGCCCGTGGACACCAGTACGCCGAGAAAGTTGAACACGCCGGACCAGATCACCGCAGTGAGCGGCGGGAGACTGTGGGTGTAGATGACGGTTGCCACCGCATTTGCGGTGTCGTGAAAACCGTTCACGAATTCGAAACCGAGTGCGGTCATGAGCGCGATGCCCAGCAGCAGCAGCGCGCTGAGCGCCAGCGGCTCGCCCACGCTGTGCGTGTCGGTGAAGATGCCGTAGGCGGCGTAGCCGATGCCGCTGACGAGGAAGAGCAGAAACACCGCGACCATGCTGACGTGCGGCTTGCTGTGCAGATCGGGCTTGGCGGCGGCTTGCGGGTTCGCGCCTGCGTCGTTCAGTGCGAGATCGGACATGTGGATAGCTCGTTGAGTGGATGGACGGCGATGGCATTTGCGGATCGGAGCGAAATGTCCGTCGAGCTCTAGGTTCGCTCGAAGGTGTCGACGTTGGTTGTCACGGCGCGCCACCAGTTCAAAGGCTTGAGTTTTGCGGGATCGCCTTCATTGGCTGCGCTCAGGGCCTGGTCGGCGACCACGAACCAGGCGGTCTCCATTTTGCCGTGACGCAATAATCCCGTGTAAGAGACCACGCGGTCGCCTGCGACGGACGAGCCGACGGCGACAAATCCGATGCAATTGCCCCTGTGAAATCCGGTGACCGGCACCGTTTGTCCGTAAAAGCCGCTGTCTTCGAGCGCGGTCTCGAAATTGCCCTCGATGCGGCCTTCCGCATCGGAGATGATGCGCAGGATCGAGCCGAACTGGTTTCGCCAGGTGCCGACCCATGCCATACTGGTTCTCCACGGTCATTTGACCGTTACGTGCCCGGCGCGACGCGCAGCGGATGCAATCGATGCAGCTCTTTCGCGGCGTCGTTCATCAGGCCGTGCGCCGCCTCGCGCTCCTGGCCGACGATGAACCCCGAGACGAAAGCCTGGGCGCGGCGGTTCGCCGGCGGCGCCGCCAGCGCCGCCTCGGTCGCGAGCTCGCGATGCGCCATGAAGTCGTTGAGCGATCCCAGCGCGGACTGGATCTGCTTCAGCCGGCCGGAGAGGCTTGCGAGCTGCTTGCGGTCGCGACCGCTGTAGAGGCTCTCGAAGAAGTCGATGGCGTAGCGGATCTTCTTGATCTTGATGCGCAGCTTGTGGCGCTGCCTCGGATCGAGATCGTCCAGATGCTTGCCCTGCTTGCGCGCCTTCCCGATCCGCCGGTCGAGCACCTCGGCGGCGTAGGCGGCAATCGTCCGGTCGTCATCGGCGCGGGACTGTCCGGTTTCGATCCACTCGATCACGTCGATCAAGAGCCGGCGGTAGCGGGCCGAATCGACGGCCTCGCGGGCGCGCGCGAAGGCTGCCCTTCGCTCCGCGGAAAACTTTTTGGCGAGCGCGCGAGCGCCGCGTTTCGGGACGCCTTGGCCGGCGATCGGCTGAATGCTTTCCTTGAGGAATACGTCGATCTCGCGCGCCGGCGCCAGCTCGCTCGTGAGCCATTTGAGCTCGGCCTTGATCCGCTCCGTGCTGGCGCGCGGCAGGATGTCGTCGAACAGCGAGATCGCCGCCCGCAAGCGCCGCAGGCCGACGCGCATCTGGTGGACACCCTCGGAGTCCAGCTCCCGCACCGGATCGGCATTCGCCGTGACCTGACGAAGCGTCGAATGCGCGATCGCCCGGAAGGCATCCCGAGGCGAAAGATCGTGCTTCAGTTCGATCGGCTCGGCATGCTGGGCCTTGCCGCCGTCTCCCGCGACGAGCCGATAGCCTCGTTCGGATTTGGAGCGCAGATCGAGTTCGGCGCCCGTTTCGCGTTCGAGGTTTCGCGCGAGGCGAAACAGATCGGCGACTTGCCCGGACTTCAATTCCAGCTCGAGCTCGGCAACGGGTCGCGAGCGCCGCCCGGCACCGATGTGCCCGCGGTCGACGGCAAGCTCGATCTGGCTTTTTCGCACCCGCCTTGCTTCGGTGGTGCGATGCACCTCCGTCTGAAACAC
Encoded proteins:
- a CDS encoding CYTH and CHAD domain-containing protein, producing MNAETELKFRLPPRKLSSVLRASAANRGGGDRQEQALVSTYYDTKNQKLRRHGLTLRVRKVDGRYVQTVKAGGSGTVTRGEWEHEVAGAKPEFKKVKNTPLADLASKKLPRKLRPVFQTEVHRTTEARRVRKSQIELAVDRGHIGAGRRSRPVAELELELKSGQVADLFRLARNLERETGAELDLRSKSERGYRLVAGDGGKAQHAEPIELKHDLSPRDAFRAIAHSTLRQVTANADPVRELDSEGVHQMRVGLRRLRAAISLFDDILPRASTERIKAELKWLTSELAPAREIDVFLKESIQPIAGQGVPKRGARALAKKFSAERRAAFARAREAVDSARYRRLLIDVIEWIETGQSRADDDRTIAAYAAEVLDRRIGKARKQGKHLDDLDPRQRHKLRIKIKKIRYAIDFFESLYSGRDRKQLASLSGRLKQIQSALGSLNDFMAHRELATEAALAAPPANRRAQAFVSGFIVGQEREAAHGLMNDAAKELHRLHPLRVAPGT
- a CDS encoding avidin/streptavidin family protein gives rise to the protein MAWVGTWRNQFGSILRIISDAEGRIEGNFETALEDSGFYGQTVPVTGFHRGNCIGFVAVGSSVAGDRVVSYTGLLRHGKMETAWFVVADQALSAANEGDPAKLKPLNWWRAVTTNVDTFERT